A genomic segment from Glycine soja cultivar W05 chromosome 20, ASM419377v2, whole genome shotgun sequence encodes:
- the LOC114403606 gene encoding uncharacterized protein LOC114403606 translates to MIEKVPLVIIAVLILVVQSSAAFHGINRIMKVHPVPRKRNISIQFGGDGGNPMSEAQALLGIAGKKLRRLPHVFSCVLELPFRSDADVAVEEAPDCFRFVAETDGIGDVRAHTVEIHPGVTKIVVRDGGSVELSLDQLELDMWRFRLPESTRPELASAVFVDGELIVTVPKGHEEENDGDGDRGMGGGRLVLVQ, encoded by the coding sequence ATGATCGAAAAGGTGCCTTTGGTCATCATCGCGGTGTTAATCTTGGTGGTGCAATCCTCTGCAGCGTTCCACGGTATAAACAGAATCATGAAGGTCCACCCTGTTCCTCGAAAACGCAACATCTCAATCCAATTTGGCGGCGACGGGGGCAACCCGATGTCGGAGGCTCAGGCGCTGTTGGGGATCGCCGGGAAGAAGCTCCGGCGACTACCGCACGTGTTCAGCTGCGTGCTGGAGCTGCCCTTCCGCTCCGACGCCGACGTTGCGGTGGAGGAAGCCCCCGACTGCTTCCGCTTTGTGGCGGAGACCGATGGAATCGGCGACGTGAGGGCGCACACGGTGGAAATCCACCCTGGCGTGACGAAGATCGTGGTGAGGGACGGCGGCTCGGTGGAGCTCTCGCTCGACCAGCTGGAGCTCGATATGTGGAGGTTCCGGTTGCCGGAATCGACTCGGCCGGAGCTCGCCAGCGCGGTGTTCGTCGACGGCGAGCTCATCGTCACGGTGCCGAAGGGGCACGAAGAGGAGAATGATGGGGATGGTGATAGAGGTATGGGTGGAGGT